The uncultured Roseibium sp. genome contains a region encoding:
- a CDS encoding EAL domain-containing protein → MGIRKFLAALLLGLIGFFVTAPAWAVEPIPVPIDADALDLTNMVEIHANAGPRLQVSTAPGADGIVRRIEVASRDGKNKSWAVFALANTSDEQIDRLLVAPYFQLVGSKLFWPDLGSSRITAITPSQGIAPTRQKSLEADVFLVTLDPGSVVTFVAELTSPNLPQFRLWEPDTYTEKVNAYTLYRGIVLGISGLLALFLTILFVVKGTVMFPATAALAWAVLAYLCIDFGFWNLVFNLQEGGDQLYRAYAEVMLAASLIIFLYAYLNLNRWNIHYSHLALTTLVLLLGLIGVAVWDPSVAAGIARLSLGIIGILGFITIMVLAFQGYDRAIMLIPTWCLLIAWLIGAAMTITGALANDIVQPALGGGLVLIVLLIGFTVMQHAFAGGAIAQGLISDVERRALALTGAGDIIWDWDVDRDRVFTGHEVEDLLNLRHGTLEGPARDWLEVLHPQDRDRFRATLDAVIDQRRGKIVQTFRLRSEDGHFRWFRLRARPIIGSDGEVIRCVGTLLDVTEERTAEERLLHDAVHDNLTGLPNRELFMDRLQGALANARADERSKPAIMILNLDRFKQVNDSIGLSAGDSILLTVARRLVRMIGDQDTLSRINGDQYGLLVLSEPEPDRIVALADSLRKAVRSPITFGDREIFLTCSVGISLYEDEKQTSEELITNTEIALNHAKRLGGDRQEVFRPILRPLGKNIIDMETDLREAIRKETLGVFYQPIIRLEDRTIAGFEVLARWNHPKRGKIAPAEFIPVAEQSGLINELGMYMLEKGAHQLAFWQRENEMPQPLFASVNLSSRQLLKHDLINDVKAVLSRSSLAPGTLKLELTESLVMANPEYSAKVLERLRALGAGLSLDDFGTGHSSLSYLQRFPFDTIKIDQSFVKSNGKSARPVLLRTIVAMGHDLGMSVVAEGAESEADALELYQLGCEYAQGFHFGQAVSADEASKLLRRQPAAEAHTA, encoded by the coding sequence GTGGGCATTCGTAAATTTCTTGCCGCATTACTCCTTGGATTGATTGGATTTTTTGTCACCGCACCTGCATGGGCGGTGGAGCCGATCCCGGTGCCGATTGATGCCGATGCCCTCGACCTGACCAATATGGTCGAAATTCACGCCAATGCCGGTCCGCGCCTGCAGGTTTCCACCGCGCCGGGCGCCGACGGGATCGTGCGCCGGATCGAGGTCGCCTCCAGGGACGGTAAAAACAAGAGCTGGGCCGTTTTTGCACTTGCCAACACCAGTGACGAGCAGATCGACAGGCTTCTGGTCGCACCTTATTTCCAGCTTGTGGGGTCCAAACTGTTCTGGCCCGACCTCGGTTCTTCGCGAATCACGGCGATCACCCCCAGCCAGGGGATCGCGCCGACACGGCAAAAGAGCCTGGAGGCGGACGTCTTCCTGGTGACGCTCGATCCGGGCTCGGTCGTGACCTTCGTTGCCGAACTGACGTCACCGAACTTGCCGCAGTTCCGGCTCTGGGAGCCGGATACCTACACCGAGAAAGTGAACGCCTACACACTCTATCGCGGCATCGTGCTCGGAATTTCCGGCCTGCTGGCGCTGTTCCTGACCATTCTGTTCGTGGTCAAGGGAACGGTGATGTTCCCGGCCACAGCAGCACTTGCCTGGGCGGTGCTGGCCTATTTGTGCATCGATTTCGGCTTCTGGAACCTGGTGTTCAATCTGCAAGAGGGCGGGGACCAGCTCTACCGGGCCTACGCGGAGGTGATGCTGGCGGCCAGCCTGATCATCTTCCTCTACGCCTATTTGAACCTGAACCGCTGGAACATCCACTATTCGCATCTGGCGCTGACGACGCTGGTCCTGCTGCTCGGCCTGATCGGGGTCGCGGTCTGGGATCCTTCCGTTGCCGCCGGCATCGCGCGCCTGTCGCTGGGGATCATCGGCATTCTCGGTTTCATCACGATCATGGTGCTCGCCTTCCAGGGCTATGACCGGGCGATCATGCTCATCCCGACCTGGTGTCTGCTGATTGCCTGGCTGATCGGTGCGGCCATGACGATCACGGGGGCGCTGGCGAACGACATCGTGCAGCCGGCCCTTGGCGGAGGGCTCGTCCTGATCGTGCTTCTGATCGGCTTCACGGTCATGCAGCACGCCTTCGCCGGCGGGGCGATCGCACAGGGCCTGATTTCCGATGTCGAACGCAGGGCGCTTGCGCTGACCGGTGCCGGGGACATCATCTGGGACTGGGATGTGGACCGGGATCGCGTCTTTACCGGGCATGAGGTGGAAGACCTGCTCAACCTGCGTCACGGCACGCTCGAAGGGCCGGCGCGTGACTGGCTCGAAGTCCTGCACCCCCAGGACCGGGACCGGTTCCGCGCCACGCTGGACGCGGTAATCGACCAGCGCCGCGGCAAGATCGTGCAGACGTTCCGCCTGCGCTCCGAAGACGGCCATTTCCGCTGGTTCCGGCTGCGTGCCCGGCCGATCATCGGGTCCGACGGCGAAGTGATCCGCTGCGTGGGAACGCTTCTGGACGTGACGGAGGAACGAACCGCCGAGGAACGCCTTCTGCATGACGCCGTTCATGACAACCTGACCGGGCTGCCGAACCGGGAACTGTTCATGGATCGTCTGCAGGGAGCCCTCGCCAATGCCCGGGCAGACGAAAGAAGCAAGCCGGCCATCATGATTCTGAACCTCGATCGGTTCAAGCAGGTCAACGACAGCATCGGCCTGTCTGCCGGTGACAGCATTCTGCTCACGGTCGCCCGTCGCCTTGTTCGCATGATCGGCGACCAGGATACCCTGTCGCGCATCAACGGTGACCAGTATGGCCTGTTGGTTCTGTCCGAACCGGAACCGGACCGGATCGTTGCCCTTGCCGACAGCCTGAGAAAGGCGGTCCGCTCGCCGATTACCTTTGGTGACCGGGAAATCTTCCTGACCTGCTCCGTCGGCATCTCGCTGTACGAAGATGAAAAGCAGACGTCGGAAGAGCTGATCACCAATACGGAAATCGCTCTCAATCATGCCAAACGGCTGGGCGGCGACCGTCAGGAGGTGTTCCGTCCGATCCTGCGTCCGCTCGGCAAGAACATCATCGATATGGAGACCGACCTGCGTGAGGCGATCCGCAAGGAAACGCTCGGGGTCTTCTATCAGCCGATCATACGCCTGGAAGACCGGACAATCGCAGGCTTTGAAGTGCTCGCACGCTGGAACCATCCGAAGCGCGGCAAGATCGCACCCGCAGAATTCATCCCGGTCGCCGAGCAGTCCGGCCTGATCAATGAACTCGGCATGTACATGCTGGAAAAGGGTGCGCATCAGCTCGCTTTCTGGCAGCGGGAGAACGAGATGCCGCAGCCGTTGTTCGCTTCGGTCAATCTCTCGTCCAGGCAATTGCTGAAACACGATCTGATCAACGACGTGAAAGCGGTGCTGTCGCGCTCTTCGCTGGCGCCGGGAACCTTGAAGCTCGAACTGACAGAATCGCTCGTCATGGCCAACCCGGAGTATTCCGCAAAGGTACTGGAGCGGCTGCGCGCGCTGGGGGCGGGCCTTTCGCTGGATGACTTCGGCACGGGCCATTCGTCGCTGTCCTACCTGCAACGGTTCCCCTTCGACACGATCAAGATCGACCAGTCTTTCGTGAAGTCGAACGGCAAATCGGCCCGGCCCGTCCTGCTCAGGACGATCGTCGCCATGGGGCACGATCTCGGCATGTCCGTGGTGGCCGAAGGCGCGGAGAGCGAGGCGGATGCGCTGGAACTCTACCAGCTCGGCTGCGAATACGCGCAAGGCTTCCACTTTGGCCAGGCCGTTTCCGCGGACGAGGCGAGCAAGCTGCTGCGCCGTCAGCCGGCGGCGGAAGCCCATACGGCCTGA
- a CDS encoding GNAT family protein, whose translation MSLLRSTIALEAEPRIESSTHYLRPPVIGDFRAWAELRTASREFLRPWEPLWPRDDLTKSGFRRRLRKYARDRRDGRSYPFLLFSVQTGELLGGLTLSNIRRGVCQSATMGYWMGAPFAGNGHMSHAVRLVLPYCFDVLGLHRVEAACLPNNDPSIHLLQKAGFRREGYARKYLLINGKWQDHLLFACLAEDHALACEQPTLSGGRTMKEIL comes from the coding sequence ATGTCACTCTTGCGCTCCACGATCGCGCTGGAAGCCGAGCCCCGCATCGAATCGAGCACGCATTATCTGCGTCCACCCGTCATCGGCGATTTTCGCGCCTGGGCCGAACTCAGAACCGCCAGCCGCGAATTCCTGAGACCTTGGGAGCCCCTTTGGCCCAGAGACGACCTGACCAAGTCCGGTTTCCGTCGCCGCTTGAGGAAATACGCCCGTGACCGGCGTGACGGTCGCAGCTATCCCTTTCTGCTTTTCAGCGTGCAAACAGGCGAACTGCTCGGTGGCCTGACGCTCTCCAATATCCGCAGAGGCGTGTGTCAGTCCGCCACCATGGGCTACTGGATGGGGGCACCCTTCGCCGGAAACGGCCACATGAGCCATGCCGTCCGCCTGGTCCTGCCCTACTGCTTCGATGTCCTGGGGCTGCACCGGGTGGAGGCGGCTTGCCTGCCCAACAACGACCCTTCCATCCATCTCCTTCAAAAAGCCGGATTTCGGCGCGAAGGCTACGCACGCAAATATTTGCTGATCAACGGTAAATGGCAGGATCATCTTCTGTTTGCCTGTCTTGCGGAAGATCATGCGCTTGCTTGCGAACAGCCCACCCTGTCGGGCGGGAGAACAATGAAAGAAATCTTGTGA
- a CDS encoding pitrilysin family protein: MQVRTSTLSNGMTVVTDRMPHLKTAALGVWVRTGSRAENPDQNGITHLLEHMAFKGTLSRSAREIAEQIEAVGGELNAATSIEHTNYYARILAEDLPLAVELLSDILQNSTFDEEELTREKHVILQEIGAAHDSPEDQAFDLFQDTAWPDQAIGRPILGTPETVKGFSRDALNHYLRSRYRGPDMVLSAAGAVDHDVLVALAEEKFTAVGSEPAENGTLAQYQGGEQKLQKDLMEAQILIGFEGRPYKSPDYYAIQILASVLGGGMSSRLFQEIREKLGLCYAIYSFHWAFSDTGVFGLHAATSQEDIADLMPAIVNELKSACETVTDEEVARSRAQIRAGLMMALESPAARAGQIARQILVHGRTLTLEEISEKIEAVTAADLRRVAHETFTGSTPTLTAVGPVGEIMTAEEISQRLNAPQLKAVSM, translated from the coding sequence ATGCAGGTCCGGACAAGCACACTTTCAAATGGCATGACGGTCGTCACCGACCGGATGCCTCATTTGAAGACGGCGGCCCTTGGGGTCTGGGTGAGAACCGGATCCAGGGCGGAGAACCCGGATCAGAACGGCATCACCCATCTGCTGGAACACATGGCCTTCAAGGGGACCCTGTCCCGGTCGGCGCGCGAGATCGCCGAGCAGATCGAGGCAGTCGGCGGCGAGTTGAACGCCGCCACCAGCATAGAGCACACCAACTACTACGCCCGGATTCTGGCCGAAGACCTGCCGCTCGCCGTCGAGCTTCTGTCGGATATCCTGCAGAATTCCACCTTCGACGAGGAGGAGCTGACGCGCGAGAAGCATGTCATCCTGCAGGAGATCGGGGCGGCGCACGATTCTCCGGAAGACCAGGCTTTCGACCTGTTTCAGGACACCGCCTGGCCGGACCAGGCCATCGGGCGGCCGATCCTCGGCACGCCGGAGACGGTTAAAGGGTTCAGCCGGGATGCCTTGAACCACTATCTCCGCTCCCGCTATCGCGGGCCGGACATGGTCCTGTCCGCCGCCGGTGCCGTCGACCACGATGTCCTGGTCGCCCTGGCCGAAGAGAAGTTTACAGCCGTCGGCTCCGAGCCCGCGGAGAACGGAACCCTGGCCCAGTATCAAGGCGGGGAGCAGAAATTGCAGAAGGATCTGATGGAAGCGCAGATCCTCATCGGTTTCGAAGGCCGGCCGTACAAGTCGCCGGACTATTACGCGATCCAGATCCTGGCCTCCGTGCTGGGCGGCGGCATGTCGTCCAGGCTGTTCCAGGAAATCCGCGAGAAGTTGGGTCTGTGCTACGCGATTTACAGTTTCCACTGGGCGTTTTCCGATACCGGCGTCTTCGGGCTGCATGCGGCGACGAGTCAGGAAGACATCGCCGATCTGATGCCGGCGATCGTCAACGAACTGAAATCGGCGTGCGAAACGGTCACCGACGAAGAGGTCGCCCGATCCCGAGCCCAGATCCGGGCGGGCCTGATGATGGCGCTGGAAAGCCCGGCTGCCCGGGCCGGCCAGATCGCCCGCCAGATTCTCGTCCATGGCCGCACGCTGACCCTTGAGGAAATTTCCGAAAAGATCGAAGCCGTGACGGCGGCCGACCTTCGCCGCGTGGCTCATGAAACCTTCACCGGATCGACGCCAACCCTGACGGCCGTTGGCCCGGTTGGGGAAATAATGACCGCCGAAGAGATTTCACAACGGCTGAACGCACCGCAGTTGAAAGCGGTATCGATGTAG
- the thrC gene encoding threonine synthase, which produces MRYFSTRGEAPVLGFSDVLLQGLARDGGLYLPESWPSFDAAKIASFAGKPYADVAFEVIAPFVGDAIPTDKLRKMIADTYAEFRHEAVTPLVQIAPNAFVLELFHGPTLAFKDVAMQFLGRMMDHVLTDRGLRATIVGATSGDTGGAAIEAFRGRERTDVFILFPDGRVSPVQRRQMTTPSEANVHALALTGNFDDCQTIVKGMFNNFSFRDRVALSGVNSINWARILAQIVYYFVSGVAMGAPHRPVSFTVPTGNFGDIFAGYAAMKMGLPVEKLVVATNVNDILARTLETGRYEMQGVTATTSPSMDIQISSNFERLLSEVYGHDGEAVRGLMNRLGQSGSFNIDDAPLSKIRERFSAGRCNEAETAATIADTLKGSGYLLDPHSAIGVHVAREHAHDGVPMIVLGTAHPAKFPDAVEAACGVRPELPAELQPMMTAEERQQVLAADQSAVERHIETYARAVHSGV; this is translated from the coding sequence GTGAGATATTTCAGTACGCGTGGCGAAGCACCTGTCCTTGGATTTTCCGATGTTCTTCTCCAGGGCCTGGCACGGGACGGTGGGCTCTACCTGCCCGAATCCTGGCCGAGCTTTGACGCGGCCAAGATCGCTTCCTTTGCCGGAAAACCCTATGCGGACGTTGCGTTTGAAGTCATCGCGCCCTTCGTCGGCGACGCCATTCCGACCGACAAGCTCCGCAAGATGATCGCGGACACTTATGCGGAATTTCGCCACGAGGCCGTAACGCCGCTGGTGCAGATCGCGCCGAACGCCTTCGTTCTGGAGCTGTTCCACGGCCCGACGCTCGCCTTCAAGGATGTGGCGATGCAGTTCCTCGGGCGCATGATGGACCATGTCCTGACAGATCGCGGCCTGCGGGCGACCATCGTGGGCGCCACCTCCGGCGACACCGGCGGCGCTGCCATCGAAGCCTTCCGCGGGCGGGAACGCACCGACGTCTTCATCCTCTTCCCCGACGGCCGGGTTTCCCCGGTACAGCGGCGGCAAATGACGACGCCGTCGGAAGCCAACGTCCATGCCCTGGCCCTCACCGGGAATTTCGATGACTGCCAGACGATCGTCAAAGGCATGTTCAACAACTTCTCCTTCCGTGACCGGGTGGCGCTGTCCGGCGTGAACTCGATCAACTGGGCGCGGATCCTGGCGCAGATCGTCTATTACTTCGTTTCCGGCGTTGCCATGGGCGCTCCGCACCGCCCGGTGTCCTTCACCGTTCCGACCGGTAATTTCGGCGATATCTTTGCCGGCTATGCCGCCATGAAAATGGGCCTGCCGGTGGAAAAGCTGGTGGTGGCGACCAACGTCAACGACATTCTGGCTCGCACGCTTGAGACCGGCCGTTACGAAATGCAGGGCGTGACGGCGACCACGTCTCCCTCCATGGACATTCAGATTTCCTCCAATTTCGAGCGGCTGCTGTCGGAAGTCTACGGTCATGACGGAGAGGCCGTGCGCGGACTGATGAACCGCCTTGGTCAGTCCGGCAGCTTTAACATTGACGACGCTCCGCTTTCGAAGATCCGCGAGCGGTTTTCCGCTGGGCGTTGCAACGAGGCCGAGACGGCTGCGACCATCGCCGACACGTTGAAGGGCAGCGGCTATCTGCTCGATCCGCACTCCGCGATCGGGGTCCACGTCGCCAGGGAGCATGCCCACGACGGCGTGCCCATGATCGTGCTCGGGACGGCCCATCCGGCGAAGTTCCCGGATGCGGTGGAAGCGGCCTGCGGTGTTCGGCCGGAACTGCCGGCCGAACTTCAGCCGATGATGACGGCGGAAGAGCGTCAGCAGGTCCTGGCGGCCGACCAGTCCGCGGTAGAAAGGCATATCGAGACTTATGCCCGCGCCGTACACAGCGGGGTTTGA
- a CDS encoding YqgE/AlgH family protein: protein MTDKSTADSLEGQLLIAMPNMMDGRFDHSVIYLCSHSEQGAMGLILNQIARHLSLDELLIQLNILNDETATRLPSKIREMNVHKGGPVEVERGFVLHSDDFVIERSTLCIADGICLTATLEILKAMAEGGGPERAMLALGYSGWAPGQLESEIQANGWLTCPATPQLVFDPVYDDKWQRALMSIGIDPAMLFGDAGHA from the coding sequence ATGACGGATAAGTCGACCGCGGATTCTCTTGAGGGGCAGCTGCTGATTGCCATGCCGAACATGATGGACGGGCGGTTCGATCACTCCGTTATCTATCTGTGCTCCCATTCCGAACAAGGCGCGATGGGTCTGATCCTGAACCAGATTGCACGTCACCTGTCCCTTGATGAGCTGCTGATCCAGCTCAACATCCTCAACGACGAAACCGCGACCCGTCTACCGTCGAAAATCCGCGAAATGAACGTCCACAAGGGCGGGCCGGTCGAGGTCGAACGCGGCTTCGTGCTCCACAGCGACGACTTCGTCATCGAACGCTCGACGCTGTGCATCGCCGATGGCATCTGCCTGACGGCGACCCTGGAAATCCTCAAGGCCATGGCCGAAGGCGGCGGGCCGGAGCGGGCGATGCTCGCACTCGGCTATTCCGGTTGGGCGCCAGGGCAGCTTGAGAGTGAAATCCAGGCGAACGGCTGGCTAACCTGTCCGGCAACCCCGCAGCTCGTTTTCGATCCGGTCTATGATGACAAATGGCAGCGCGCGCTGATGTCGATCGGGATCGATCCGGCCATGCTGTTTGGCGATGCAGGTCACGCCTGA
- a CDS encoding protein-disulfide reductase DsbD domain-containing protein, producing MNRRLFLLFAWLCLASLPVKAATTDWVSVTGGAVRLLAAGPMEGGTYRAGLEFSLDPGWHTYWRYPGEAGVPPTFDFSGSQNLATADVRYPAPGRYNDGFSTSIVYDQNVVLPILVTPKDPQAPVRLKASLFFGICKDICVPGDGEFDLALAPMDHEDKVSAMLIDRDLALVPQTVEGPASGIVSITSEPGKNAPVLKITANVDPDTSEPGLFAEGPEGSYIGVPALQSRNGSTAVWTLSANGLARTDEGSMLTLVLVDGDKAVESRHPLSADLLN from the coding sequence ATGAACAGAAGACTTTTCCTCCTCTTTGCCTGGCTTTGTCTCGCTAGCCTGCCCGTTAAGGCGGCGACCACGGACTGGGTTTCTGTCACCGGCGGCGCGGTACGGCTCCTGGCGGCAGGCCCCATGGAAGGCGGAACCTACCGCGCAGGGCTGGAATTTTCCCTTGACCCGGGCTGGCATACATACTGGCGTTATCCGGGCGAGGCCGGTGTTCCGCCGACCTTCGATTTTTCCGGTTCGCAGAACCTTGCCACGGCGGACGTCAGGTATCCCGCGCCTGGCCGCTACAACGACGGTTTTTCCACCTCGATCGTCTATGACCAGAACGTCGTGCTGCCGATCCTGGTCACGCCGAAGGATCCGCAGGCCCCCGTCCGGTTGAAGGCATCCCTGTTCTTCGGGATCTGCAAGGACATCTGCGTGCCCGGCGACGGAGAGTTCGACCTGGCGCTGGCACCGATGGATCATGAAGACAAGGTCTCAGCGATGCTGATCGACCGGGACCTCGCCCTGGTGCCGCAAACTGTCGAGGGACCTGCTTCCGGGATCGTCTCTATTACGAGTGAGCCCGGCAAGAACGCTCCGGTCTTGAAGATCACGGCCAATGTCGATCCGGACACATCTGAGCCCGGGCTTTTTGCCGAAGGTCCGGAAGGCTCTTATATCGGCGTCCCTGCCCTGCAGTCACGGAATGGCAGCACGGCGGTCTGGACGCTTTCGGCCAACGGGCTGGCGCGGACCGATGAAGGCTCCATGCTGACACTCGTTCTTGTCGACGGAGACAAAGCGGTGGAAAGCCGGCACCCGCTCTCGGCGGACCTGCTGAATTAG
- a CDS encoding peroxiredoxin gives MTIKVGDKIPQAKFHHMTADGPGETSTDDIFAGKTVVLFAVPGAFTPTCHMNHLPGFVEHGDTIKAKGVDTIAVLATNDLFVMDAWAKATNATGKIEFLSDTSGDFVKEIGLSMEAPILGHTRAQRFALIAKDGVVTYLGTEDGREVTQSGAAAILEALS, from the coding sequence ATGACCATCAAAGTCGGCGACAAAATTCCGCAGGCCAAATTTCATCACATGACGGCCGATGGCCCGGGCGAAACCAGCACGGACGACATCTTCGCCGGCAAGACCGTCGTGCTCTTCGCCGTACCTGGCGCCTTCACGCCCACCTGTCACATGAACCACCTGCCCGGCTTCGTGGAACATGGCGACACCATCAAGGCGAAGGGGGTCGATACCATTGCCGTGCTTGCGACCAACGACCTGTTCGTCATGGATGCCTGGGCCAAGGCAACCAATGCCACCGGCAAGATCGAATTCCTGTCCGATACGTCCGGCGACTTCGTCAAGGAAATCGGCCTGTCGATGGAAGCGCCGATCCTGGGCCACACCCGTGCCCAGCGGTTCGCGCTGATCGCCAAGGACGGTGTCGTGACCTATCTGGGCACCGAGGACGGCCGCGAGGTGACCCAGTCCGGCGCAGCAGCCATTCTCGAAGCGCTGTCCTGA
- a CDS encoding SURF1 family protein yields MTSKTVVGSGSPFRKLLWPFIATVCALAILLKLGFWQVDRLAWKEALIDKVAADLQLEPVPAPGPGAWPSMDPEEADYRHVMTSGRFLEGAALYYISLSPAKGRYSGPGYFVYSPFETDDGWLVMVNRGFVPQDAPAQIRSDALKPPPETMRIEGVLRRSEKPNWATPETDVKNRTWFARDTDGMAAVLGVPDGKIAPYSIDLDATFTPASGLPQAGETIVKFKNDHLGYALTWFGLAATLVGVFLTYALSLIRRARAEKNGDA; encoded by the coding sequence TTGACCAGTAAGACGGTCGTTGGAAGTGGCAGTCCGTTCCGAAAATTACTGTGGCCCTTCATCGCGACGGTGTGCGCGTTGGCCATCCTATTGAAGCTGGGTTTCTGGCAGGTCGATCGTCTGGCCTGGAAGGAAGCCCTGATCGATAAAGTCGCCGCGGATCTGCAACTGGAGCCGGTCCCGGCCCCCGGACCGGGCGCGTGGCCGTCGATGGATCCGGAAGAGGCCGACTACCGCCATGTCATGACCAGCGGCCGGTTCCTGGAAGGGGCTGCGCTGTACTATATTTCGCTTTCCCCGGCCAAGGGCCGGTATTCCGGACCGGGCTACTTCGTTTACAGTCCTTTTGAAACCGATGACGGCTGGCTCGTCATGGTCAACCGGGGATTTGTTCCACAGGATGCGCCCGCGCAGATCAGGTCCGATGCTTTAAAGCCGCCGCCCGAAACCATGCGCATTGAAGGCGTTCTGCGCCGTTCCGAAAAGCCGAACTGGGCAACCCCGGAAACCGATGTGAAAAACCGCACATGGTTCGCGCGGGACACCGACGGCATGGCCGCCGTGCTGGGCGTGCCTGATGGGAAGATCGCCCCGTACAGCATCGATCTGGACGCGACGTTTACACCTGCCTCCGGTCTGCCCCAGGCTGGTGAGACGATCGTGAAATTCAAGAACGATCACCTGGGTTATGCGCTGACCTGGTTCGGTCTGGCTGCGACCCTGGTCGGTGTCTTCCTTACTTATGCGCTCAGCCTCATTCGCCGCGCGCGGGCAGAAAAAAACGGGGACGCGTAG
- a CDS encoding DUF983 domain-containing protein, with protein sequence MKGASVTDKAHYPPVNPISAGLSGRCPRCGQGKVFSGFLTIAKSCRNCGLSYDFADSGDGPAVFVIMIVGFIIVGLVLAVELAFQPPIWVHLVVWLPLTVILAGGVLRPLKGILIAMQYKHNAEEGRLDQ encoded by the coding sequence ATGAAAGGCGCAAGCGTGACAGATAAAGCCCATTACCCGCCGGTTAATCCGATTTCAGCCGGCCTGTCCGGACGCTGTCCCCGCTGCGGTCAGGGAAAGGTGTTTTCCGGATTTCTCACCATTGCGAAGTCCTGCCGCAACTGCGGTTTGAGCTATGATTTCGCCGACAGCGGTGACGGCCCAGCCGTGTTTGTCATTATGATCGTCGGCTTCATCATCGTCGGTCTGGTTCTGGCCGTGGAACTCGCGTTCCAGCCGCCGATCTGGGTTCACCTCGTTGTCTGGCTGCCGCTGACGGTCATTCTGGCGGGAGGCGTTCTGCGTCCCCTGAAGGGGATCCTGATCGCCATGCAGTACAAGCACAATGCCGAGGAGGGCCGTCTTGACCAGTAA
- a CDS encoding cytochrome c oxidase subunit 3 produces the protein MAEAHTKNHDYHLVEPSPWPFTGSVGAFVMAIGAIGWMKGHQEMEFSIFGVDLTGWGIFAVGLLIVLYTMFGWWRDTIREGSEGHHTRVVSLHLRYGMILFIASEVMFFVAWFWAYFDASLFTGEAIQYTRAEVTGGHWPPAGIETFDPWHLPLLNTIILLTSGTTVTWAHHALLHNDRQGLKWGLTLTVLLGVLFTMTQAFEYAHAAFDFGGNIYGATFFMATGFHGFHVIVGTIFLLVCLIRALNGGFTSEKHFGFEAAAWYWHFVDVVWLFLFASIYVWGAGVPAAH, from the coding sequence ATGGCTGAGGCACACACCAAAAACCACGACTATCATCTGGTCGAGCCCAGTCCGTGGCCGTTTACCGGCTCGGTCGGCGCTTTCGTCATGGCCATCGGCGCCATTGGTTGGATGAAAGGCCATCAGGAAATGGAATTCTCCATTTTCGGTGTCGATCTGACCGGTTGGGGTATCTTTGCTGTTGGCCTCCTGATCGTGCTCTACACGATGTTCGGATGGTGGCGTGACACGATCCGCGAAGGGAGCGAAGGCCATCACACGCGCGTCGTTTCGCTCCATCTGCGCTACGGCATGATCCTGTTCATCGCTTCCGAAGTGATGTTCTTCGTGGCATGGTTCTGGGCCTATTTCGACGCGTCCCTGTTTACCGGAGAAGCGATCCAGTACACCCGCGCCGAGGTGACCGGCGGCCATTGGCCCCCTGCAGGTATCGAAACCTTCGACCCGTGGCACCTGCCCCTGCTGAACACCATCATCCTGCTGACCTCCGGCACGACCGTGACCTGGGCGCACCACGCCCTGCTGCATAACGATCGCCAGGGCCTGAAGTGGGGTCTGACGCTGACCGTCCTGCTCGGTGTCCTGTTCACCATGACCCAGGCGTTCGAATATGCACACGCTGCCTTCGACTTCGGCGGAAACATCTACGGTGCGACCTTCTTCATGGCGACCGGCTTCCATGGCTTCCATGTGATCGTCGGTACGATCTTCCTGCTGGTCTGCCTGATCCGGGCCCTAAATGGTGGCTTCACCTCCGAAAAGCATTTCGGCTTCGAGGCTGCTGCCTGGTACTGGCACTTCGTTGACGTGGTTTGGCTGTTCCTGTTCGCATCCATCTACGTCTGGGGTGCGGGCGTGCCTGCCGCCCACTGA